A window of Chloroflexota bacterium genomic DNA:
TCCTTGATGGAGGAATGTAACCATTGGAGTTCACTTTTCAACCGTAAACGGTTCACTTTTGAAGCATAAACAGTTCACTTTTCAGTCGTAACTAACACCTTATGCACCCCCTCTGTGAGGCCAGACTGTACTAAAGTCATATGCAAAGGTGGCGATATGTTGTATAAAGAATTTATAAAAAGAATGGGGTGGAGTAGGAGATTGTTTATTGATGTCATTCTGAGGAGTCCGCCCGAGGTGGACGACGAAGGATCTCTGGGATTCTTCTCCACCTGCGGCGGGTCAGAATGACACGAATACGTTGGTAAACAATCTCGGACCCGGGAGGTTGAAATGGGAGAGACGCAATCAGGTTCGCAGTCGGCGAGGAGGCCGGCGCCGGAGTTTCCGCTCGGGCTGGACTGGCTAAATACTGATAGGCCGTTGACCTGGGGTGAACTCAGGGGAAAGGTGGTTATTATCGATTTCTGGACCTACGGGTGCATCAACTGCATGCACGTTATTCCAGACCTGAAGCGGTTGGAGGCGGATTTCCCTGACGAACTGGTGGTCATCGGGGTCCACTCTGCCAAGTTCGAAAACGAGCGGGATACGGAGAATATCCGCCACATCGTCTTGAGATATGGCCTAAAGCACCCCATAGTAAATGATCGCGATTTCCTGGTGTGGCGTGCCTGGGACGTTCACGCCTGGCCAACCGTGTTCATCATTGATCCGGCGGGCAATGTAGTGGGCCGCCATAGCGGCGAAGGGGTATATATGCTTTTCAAGCCGATTATTGGACGCCTGGTGCGTGACTTTGAGGCCAGGGGTCTTTTGGATCGCACCCCGCTCCAGCTCCAGATGGAAAAGGCAGCCTCTAGGGGTGTACTGTCATTCCCCGGCAAGGTGCTGGCTGATGACAAGGGCAGGCGGCTCTTTGTGGCTGACACCAATCACCACCGGATTATCGTGGCTGATATCGCCAGCGGCAAAGTGCTGAAGGTGATTGGCAGCGGCCAGCCAGGATTCAAAAATGGCGATTTTCGAAGGTCTTCCCTTGACCACCCGCAAGGGATGGCGCTGGAAGAAGATGGCCGGATTCTTTATATCGCTGATACGGGCAACCACGCTGTGCGCCGCGCCGACGTTCTGGCCGGAGAGATGACCACACTGGTGGGTGTGGGGTTCCAGTCCAGCGACTATCCGCCACGGGGTGGAACAGCCCCAGAAGTGGCTCTCAACTCACCCTGGGATGTATGGCTAGATGGTGGGCAGCTTTACATTGCCATGGCGGGCGCGCATCAAATCTGGGTTATGGATACGAAGAGCATGGACGTCCACCCCTTTGCTGGCAGCGGCCGCGAGGGCACCAGGGATGGGGCGCTGAATGTTGCGGAGTTGGCCCAACCCAGCGACTTGACCGGTGATAGCCAAGGCCGTCTTTATTTCGCCGACTCTGAGGGAAGCTCTATTCGTCGGGTCGACACTCAGGGTGGCAAAGGCGAGGTGACCACGCTAGTCGGCAGCGGCGCCAGCCTTTTCGACTACGGCGACGTGGACGGGATCAGCAGCCA
This region includes:
- a CDS encoding redoxin domain-containing protein; the protein is MGETQSGSQSARRPAPEFPLGLDWLNTDRPLTWGELRGKVVIIDFWTYGCINCMHVIPDLKRLEADFPDELVVIGVHSAKFENERDTENIRHIVLRYGLKHPIVNDRDFLVWRAWDVHAWPTVFIIDPAGNVVGRHSGEGVYMLFKPIIGRLVRDFEARGLLDRTPLQLQMEKAASRGVLSFPGKVLADDKGRRLFVADTNHHRIIVADIASGKVLKVIGSGQPGFKNGDFRRSSLDHPQGMALEEDGRILYIADTGNHAVRRADVLAGEMTTLVGVGFQSSDYPPRGGTAPEVALNSPWDVWLDGGQLYIAMAGAHQIWVMDTKSMDVHPFAGSGREGTRDGALNVAELAQPSDLTGDSQGRLYFADSEGSSIRRVDTQGGKGEVTTLVGSGASLFDYGDVDGISSQARLQHPLGVVHYKGALYVADTYNHKIKRLDPRTREIRTTLGGQGGWRDGTDPLFYEPGGIDAASDKLYIADTNNHCIRVVDLAARQTSTLLLEGIGQLIA